The Micromonospora krabiensis genome window below encodes:
- a CDS encoding MBL fold metallo-hydrolase, translated as MAAQPEVTFIGTATTVLRIGGFTLLTDPNFLHRGQPVYLGKGLWSRRRTDPAMTIAQLPPLDAVVLSHLHGDHFDRVARQELDRELPIVTTPAAERKLRRWGFRAAEGLPTWRSHELHRDGETLRLTSMPGQHGPGVLDRVLPDVMGTMIDLLRDGDRTFRLYVTGDTLNLPMLAAVPERYPDIDAMLIHLGGTKVAGILLSMDAQQGADLVELIRPKLTVPIHYDDYPVFRSPLTIFLDEARRRGLVKTVRPIARGETVPLRP; from the coding sequence TTGGCAGCGCAGCCGGAGGTCACGTTCATCGGCACCGCCACCACGGTGCTGCGGATCGGCGGGTTCACCCTGCTCACCGACCCGAACTTCCTGCACCGGGGCCAACCCGTCTATCTGGGCAAGGGGTTGTGGTCGCGCCGGCGTACCGACCCGGCCATGACCATCGCCCAGTTGCCGCCGCTCGACGCGGTGGTCCTGTCCCACCTGCACGGTGACCACTTCGACCGGGTGGCCCGACAGGAACTCGACCGCGAGTTGCCCATCGTGACGACGCCCGCGGCCGAACGGAAACTGCGGCGCTGGGGCTTCCGGGCCGCGGAGGGGCTGCCCACCTGGCGCTCCCACGAGCTGCACCGCGACGGCGAGACCCTACGACTGACGTCGATGCCCGGCCAGCACGGGCCGGGCGTCCTGGACCGCGTGCTCCCGGACGTGATGGGCACGATGATCGACCTGCTCCGCGACGGGGACCGCACGTTCCGCCTCTACGTCACCGGCGACACCCTCAACCTGCCGATGCTCGCGGCCGTTCCCGAGCGGTACCCGGACATCGACGCGATGCTCATCCACCTCGGCGGCACCAAGGTCGCCGGCATCCTGCTCAGCATGGACGCGCAGCAGGGCGCCGACCTCGTCGAGCTGATCCGGCCGAAGCTGACCGTGCCGATCCACTACGACGACTATCCGGTGTTCCGGTCGCCGCTGACCATCTTCCTGGACGAGGCCCGCCGCCGAGGTTTGGTGAAGACCGTCCGCCCGATAGCCCGAGGCGAAACCGTCCCCCTGCGGCCCTGA